A section of the Pedobacter sp. HDW13 genome encodes:
- a CDS encoding ion channel has translation MSFFKRKVQFNDDFGFGSNPVTKNQRMLNPDGSANIERTGLPWFKFDDTYTRLVTMSWPRFFLVILITYLLVNTLFAILYNLIGIENLVGAKGLTLRDQFFDAFFFSAQTISTVGYGHIAPQGFVTSVLAAFESMLGLLAFALATGLLYGRFSRPTSKVSFSKKMVIAPYEGGHGLMCRLVNLRRNQLIEVEVQMVMSYNEMVDDKQVRRFYPLHLERDKISILSLNWTLVHPINEESPLFEKSLIELQLAEVEVFVMLKAFDDTFAQTIHTRTSYQDEEIEMDARFEKMYHHNEAGKMVMDYSKLDEVTRTV, from the coding sequence ATGTCTTTCTTCAAAAGAAAAGTACAGTTTAATGATGATTTCGGTTTCGGGTCTAATCCGGTAACCAAAAATCAGCGTATGCTCAATCCCGATGGTTCGGCCAATATAGAGCGTACGGGCTTGCCCTGGTTTAAGTTCGATGATACTTATACGCGTTTGGTTACCATGAGCTGGCCGCGTTTCTTTTTGGTTATTCTCATAACCTATCTCCTTGTAAATACTTTATTTGCCATTCTGTACAACCTGATTGGGATTGAAAATTTAGTTGGCGCAAAGGGCCTTACCCTCCGCGATCAGTTTTTCGATGCTTTTTTCTTTTCAGCACAAACCATCTCTACCGTTGGTTATGGCCACATTGCGCCACAAGGTTTTGTAACAAGCGTACTGGCAGCATTCGAAAGTATGCTCGGCCTGCTCGCTTTTGCTTTGGCAACCGGTTTATTGTACGGGCGCTTTAGCCGGCCAACTTCTAAAGTTAGTTTCAGCAAGAAAATGGTAATTGCCCCTTATGAGGGTGGTCATGGCTTAATGTGCCGTTTGGTTAATTTACGGCGCAACCAGCTAATTGAAGTAGAAGTGCAGATGGTAATGTCGTACAACGAAATGGTTGATGATAAACAAGTGAGGCGTTTTTACCCGCTTCATCTCGAACGCGATAAAATAAGCATCCTTTCTTTAAACTGGACTTTAGTGCACCCAATTAATGAAGAAAGTCCGTTGTTCGAAAAATCGCTTATCGAATTGCAGCTGGCAGAGGTTGAGGTTTTTGTTATGTTAAAGGCCTTCGATGATACTTTTGCCCAAACCATCCACACACGCACCAGCTACCAGGATGAAGAAATTGAAATGGACGCCCGTTTTGAGAAAATGTATCACCACAACGAGGCTGGTAAAATGGTAATGGATTATAGTAAACTGGATGAGGTTACGCGGACGGTTTAG
- the trpD gene encoding anthranilate phosphoribosyltransferase, with translation MKKILNHLFENKSFSREEAKNILISISEGAFNSSQIAAFITAYAMRNITVQELQGFRDAMLDMCVKVNLSAYELIDLCGTGGDGKDTFNISTLSSFVVAGAGHHVAKHGNYGVSSGCGSSNVMEYLGYSFTNDEDTLKRNLDAAGICFLHAPLFNPAMKIVAPIRKELGVKTFFNMLGPMVNPGQPRHQMVGVFSLELARLYAYLYQDTDKNYTIMHALEGYDEISLTCDVKTFSNKGEQILTLDDMGFERVDVNAIKGGDTVESSAKIFMDVLNGEATRVQNDVVLCNSALAIRTIKPEQSFADCYYEAEESLMSKKALNSFKQLLAC, from the coding sequence ATGAAAAAAATATTAAACCATTTATTCGAGAACAAGAGCTTTAGTAGGGAAGAGGCAAAAAACATACTGATCTCCATATCAGAAGGTGCTTTCAATTCTTCGCAAATTGCCGCTTTTATAACCGCTTATGCCATGCGCAACATTACCGTGCAGGAGTTACAGGGCTTTAGAGATGCCATGCTGGATATGTGCGTGAAAGTTAACCTTTCGGCTTACGAACTGATTGACCTTTGCGGTACCGGTGGCGATGGCAAAGACACTTTTAACATTTCTACCTTATCATCGTTTGTGGTGGCAGGTGCAGGTCATCATGTAGCCAAACATGGTAATTATGGTGTTTCCTCAGGCTGCGGTTCATCAAACGTAATGGAGTACCTGGGCTATAGTTTTACCAATGATGAGGATACTTTGAAACGCAATTTAGATGCCGCCGGTATTTGCTTTCTGCATGCACCACTTTTTAACCCGGCCATGAAAATAGTAGCGCCGATTAGAAAAGAGCTGGGCGTGAAAACCTTTTTCAATATGCTGGGACCAATGGTTAACCCGGGGCAACCCAGGCACCAGATGGTTGGCGTGTTTAGTTTAGAACTGGCCCGTTTATATGCCTATTTATATCAGGATACCGATAAAAACTATACCATTATGCACGCGCTGGAGGGCTACGATGAAATTTCGCTAACCTGCGATGTGAAAACCTTTAGCAACAAAGGCGAACAGATTTTAACCCTCGATGATATGGGCTTTGAAAGGGTAGATGTAAATGCGATTAAAGGTGGCGATACGGTAGAATCATCAGCTAAAATATTTATGGATGTATTAAATGGTGAGGCAACAAGGGTACAGAACGATGTAGTGCTGTGCAACTCGGCACTGGCCATCAGGACCATAAAGCCTGAACAGTCATTCGCCGATTGTTATTACGAAGCTGAGGAATCGCTGATGAGCAAAAAAGCACTTAACAGTTTTAAACAACTACTGGCATGCTAA